From the genome of Pelosinus fermentans DSM 17108:
TAAAGTATCGTGGTGCAGCCTGCATTGAAGTGGAAGATAAAGCCTTTGAGGACACGTTGGAATTAAGAGAACAAGCAGTTATTCTCAGCAAGAGGCATATTAGCTCGTTTATAATATGACATCAAGAGGTTTATCTAGGTGAAAGCCAGGAGGGATAAAGATGGATAAGGTAAAAGTCGGTATTATAGGAACGGGTTTTATTGGACCGGCGCATATAGAGGCACTAAGAAGACTAGGGTTTGTTGAAATTGTAGCACTTGCTGATAGTAACGAAGCAGTAGCAAAACAAAAAGCAGAAGTATTACATGTTGATAAATATTATGGTGATTACATGAATCTATTGGCTGATAAAGAGATTGATGCAGTACATATCTGTACGCCGAATCATCTTCATTACCGGATGGCAAAAGAAGCGCTTTTGGCAGGAAAGCATGTTGTATGTGAAAAACCACTGGCGGTGAATACGGAACAAGCCAATGAATTAGTGGAAATTGCCAGGGAAAAGCAACTCGTCAATGCGGTACATTTAACTTACGATTTTATCCCTTAATGCATCAGGTAAAAAAAATGATAGAAAATCATGATTTAGGACAGATCTTAGCCGTAAATGGCTCTTACCAGCAAGATTGGCTATTTTATGAAACTGACTTTAATTGGAGATTACAACCTGAGTTCAGTGGTGATTCACGGGCGATTGCAGATATCGGCTCTCATTGGCTGGACTTAGTGGAATTTATTACAGGTATACAAGTTAGCGAAGTATGTGCTGATTTTGCTACCTTTCATCCTGTTAGGAAAAAACCACTGAAGCCATTGGAAACGTATTCCAATAAAGTGCTTGATGCTAAGGACTATGAAGATATTCCGATTCATACGGAAGATTATGCGACGGTACTGTTACGATTTAATAATGGTGCTCATGGTGCTATGACAGTAAATCAAGTTGCTGCCGGAAGAAAAAATAGACTGTACTTTGAAATTTATGGTTCTAAGAAATCAATAGCCTGGAATTCTGAAAGACCAAATGAGCTTTGGGTTGGAAGACGGGATGGCAATAACGAAATTATGATGAAAGAT
Proteins encoded in this window:
- a CDS encoding Gfo/Idh/MocA family protein — protein: MDKVKVGIIGTGFIGPAHIEALRRLGFVEIVALADSNEAVAKQKAEVLHVDKYYGDYMNLLADKEIDAVHICTPNHLHYRMAKEALLAGKHVVCEKPLAVNTEQANELVEIAREKQLVNAVHLTYDFIP
- a CDS encoding Gfo/Idh/MocA family protein codes for the protein MHQVKKMIENHDLGQILAVNGSYQQDWLFYETDFNWRLQPEFSGDSRAIADIGSHWLDLVEFITGIQVSEVCADFATFHPVRKKPLKPLETYSNKVLDAKDYEDIPIHTEDYATVLLRFNNGAHGAMTVNQVAAGRKNRLYFEIYGSKKSIAWNSERPNELWVGRRDGNNEIMMKDPSLVDDYAKEIMDFPGGHNEGFPDTSKQMFKKVYNYIVEAGHDKNKKTDFATFETGQRELMLCEKIVKSAHERSWIAVT